CCTCTTTTAATTTTTCCTGAGAAAAAACTCAGAACATATTTTTGTCTTTTCAGTTTTAATCGTAATTTTACGATGATAAAAGACTCCAATGGGAACAAGTAAAACTGAGGCATTCACTCAGACAGAGGTAACGCTGGCAAAATACGCCAAGGCGCTGGCGCATCCGGCGCGCGTGGCGATACTGCGGATACTGCTGGAGCGCCGGGCCTGCATCTGCGGCGACATAGTGGAGGAACTGCCGCTCTCGCAGTCTACGGTGTCGCAGCACCTGAAAGAGCTGAAAGAGGCCGGGCTGATACAGGGCGACATTGACGGCAAGAAAGTTTGTTACTGCATTGATGCGCAAGCCTGGAAGCAGGCCCAGCAGGTGCTGCACGGGCTCTTCTCCGGCTACCGCCCCTGCGACACCAGCTGCTGTTAAAAAATTTGCCCAGTATCATCGCAATAATACGATGACATTAGATACAAGATGTTAGATGCAAGACACAGGATTTTTCCGATTTAGATATACCGGCCATGAACTCATATATCCTAACCGCCACATCAGCGCATCTTCAAAGATTTGAATCAACATTTATATATAGTAACACTAAAAAATAAGACCATGAATAACGCAGAAGAACTGAAGAAGCTTGTAAAGGAAAAGTACGGCGAGATTGCCCTGCAAAGCAAGGAGCAAAACGAAACCTCCTGCTGCGGCGCCACCGGCTGCTGCACCGTGGATTATGCCATTTTCGCGGATAATTACACGCAGCTCGAAGGCTATAACCCCGATGCCGACCTGGGCCTGGGCTGTGGCGTGCCGACAGAGTTCGCGCAGATAAAGCCCGGCGATGTGGTGCTGGACCTTGGCTCCGGGGCCGGCAACGACTGCTTCGTGGCACGCG
This window of the Pontibacter russatus genome carries:
- a CDS encoding ArsR/SmtB family transcription factor, encoding MGTSKTEAFTQTEVTLAKYAKALAHPARVAILRILLERRACICGDIVEELPLSQSTVSQHLKELKEAGLIQGDIDGKKVCYCIDAQAWKQAQQVLHGLFSGYRPCDTSCC